The following are encoded in a window of Brevibacillus ruminantium genomic DNA:
- a CDS encoding ECF transporter S component — MKETAISTSHATQRLVTIPMLAAVAFVLQYLEFQLPLMPTFLKLDFSTLPGLIGALIYGPMAGVIIEVLKNTLHMLFKNTDGLLIGELANIVAGASFIVAAVYLQRLGQGRKMFIAGLAIGTLLMTAVMAVANAYLLLPAYAALYQVSLEQLVAQFQAESVWSLILYGIVPFNLIKGLLVSLVAYPLYVKLAPRLGLRS; from the coding sequence ATGAAAGAAACCGCGATTTCCACATCGCATGCGACCCAGCGGCTGGTGACGATTCCTATGCTGGCGGCGGTCGCGTTTGTCTTGCAGTATCTTGAATTCCAGTTGCCGCTGATGCCTACATTTTTGAAGCTGGATTTCAGTACATTGCCCGGTTTGATCGGAGCCTTGATCTACGGTCCGATGGCGGGTGTGATTATCGAAGTGTTGAAAAATACGCTCCACATGCTGTTTAAAAATACGGACGGCCTCTTGATCGGCGAGCTGGCCAATATCGTAGCAGGCGCCAGCTTTATTGTGGCGGCGGTTTATCTGCAGCGTTTGGGGCAAGGAAGAAAAATGTTCATAGCCGGGCTTGCCATTGGTACCCTGCTGATGACGGCGGTGATGGCGGTAGCCAACGCCTATCTCCTGCTTCCTGCTTATGCAGCGCTGTATCAGGTTTCGCTGGAACAGTTGGTGGCCCAATTCCAGGCGGAGAGCGTATGGTCCCTGATTTTGTACGGCATTGTGCCGTTTAATCTGATAAAAGGCTTGCTGGTGTCGCTTGTCGCGTACCCGCTGTATGTCAAGCTGGCCCCAAGGCTGGGCTTGCGATCCTAA
- a CDS encoding ABC transporter permease, which yields MSEFKHIIGIFADYLGQYFKTRLAYRADFLGELASNLINELINLVFIVVVFQHVPLLKDWSRDEIIFIYGFFLIPYALFSMFFGFWDFNERYIIRGEMDRVLTRPLNNLAQVCLESIAPDRIFGVITGLIIMGYAAIRLDLSFTWYDPLLFVGLVFSGMLIYGGVYTAIAAVSFFSDSRTGISPMIWNIQQYGRYPVDVYNKVIRIVLTYVLPFAFVGVYPAAYFLRKETWYVYAAFTPVVGIVFFSIGLLVWNWGVRKYSGAGS from the coding sequence ATGAGCGAGTTTAAACATATCATCGGCATTTTCGCCGATTATCTGGGACAGTATTTCAAGACAAGACTGGCGTATCGCGCCGATTTTTTGGGAGAGCTGGCCTCCAACCTGATCAATGAGCTGATCAACCTGGTGTTTATCGTGGTTGTTTTCCAGCACGTCCCCCTGCTCAAAGACTGGTCGCGGGACGAGATTATTTTTATCTACGGCTTTTTCCTGATCCCGTATGCGCTCTTTTCCATGTTTTTCGGCTTCTGGGATTTCAACGAACGCTATATCATCCGCGGCGAAATGGACCGTGTCCTCACCCGGCCGCTCAATAATCTGGCCCAGGTTTGTCTGGAGTCGATTGCGCCGGACCGGATTTTTGGCGTGATAACCGGCTTGATCATCATGGGCTACGCTGCCATCCGGCTGGATTTGTCGTTCACCTGGTACGATCCGCTTCTGTTTGTCGGACTGGTCTTCAGCGGCATGCTGATCTATGGCGGGGTGTATACGGCAATTGCCGCCGTCAGCTTTTTCTCTGATTCACGCACCGGCATCTCGCCGATGATCTGGAATATTCAACAGTACGGACGCTATCCGGTCGACGTCTATAACAAAGTGATCCGGATTGTTCTGACCTATGTGCTGCCCTTTGCGTTTGTCGGGGTGTATCCGGCCGCTTACTTCCTGCGCAAAGAGACGTGGTACGTGTACGCCGCCTTTACGCCGGTTGTCGGGATTGTCTTTTTCAGCATCGGCCTGCTGGTCTGGAACTGGGGCGTGCGCAAATACAGCGGGGCGGGGTCATGA
- a CDS encoding ABC transporter permease produces the protein MGKLYRELIRIRFLTLLAYRVNYYSGIIIYAINIGAYYFLWGAIYGGQQQLGGLSVEQMTAYVAVAWMSRAFYFNNIDMEMAQEVREGKVAIEMIRPYNYLAVKTAQAFGEGIFRMIFFALPGIFLISLLIPFRFPGTPGAWGMYLVSLMFAFVINTQLNLLTGLFTFFLFRNDGMMRAKRVVVDLLSGLVLPISFFPGWAQTLMGYLPFQAINYYPSVIFTGAIPAEKAWQMIGLQALWVAVILVPILVMWRKAQNKLVVQGG, from the coding sequence ATGGGTAAGCTGTACAGGGAGCTGATCCGCATCCGTTTTCTCACCCTGCTGGCCTACCGGGTCAATTACTACAGCGGCATTATCATCTACGCGATCAACATCGGGGCTTACTACTTCCTGTGGGGAGCAATCTACGGCGGCCAGCAGCAGCTCGGCGGCTTGTCGGTGGAGCAGATGACTGCGTATGTGGCGGTTGCCTGGATGTCGCGCGCCTTTTACTTCAACAACATCGATATGGAGATGGCGCAGGAGGTACGCGAGGGCAAGGTGGCAATCGAAATGATTCGCCCCTACAACTACCTGGCGGTGAAGACGGCACAGGCCTTTGGCGAAGGGATTTTCCGCATGATCTTCTTTGCATTGCCAGGCATCTTCCTGATCAGTCTGCTGATTCCGTTTCGCTTTCCGGGGACGCCGGGGGCATGGGGCATGTATCTGGTCAGTCTGATGTTTGCGTTTGTCATCAACACGCAGTTAAATTTGCTTACCGGTCTGTTTACCTTTTTCCTTTTCCGCAATGACGGGATGATGCGGGCCAAACGCGTCGTGGTCGATCTGCTGTCCGGTCTGGTGCTGCCGATCAGCTTTTTCCCGGGTTGGGCGCAGACCCTGATGGGCTATCTGCCGTTTCAGGCGATCAACTACTATCCCAGCGTCATTTTCACAGGTGCCATCCCGGCCGAGAAAGCCTGGCAAATGATCGGTCTGCAGGCGCTTTGGGTGGCCGTCATCTTAGTTCCGATCCTCGTTATGTGGCGAAAAGCCCAGAACAAGCTGGTCGTGCAGGGAGGGTAA
- a CDS encoding ABC transporter ATP-binding protein — translation MIQVNHLQKEFRIHQARAGLKGAIRDLFNREYKTVKAVDDLSFTVEEGEMFALIGENGAGKSTTIKMLTGILNPSGGEIVINGFVPQKQREQYVSSIGVVFGQRSQLWWDLSPLESFRLLKSVYKMEETEGQRWLDRLIEELDIGSFVSQPVRKLSLGQRMRCEVAAALIHKPRLLFLDEPTVGLDVLVKQKIREFLRNLNDTEHMTILLTTHDVSDIEALCKRVLVMDKGKLIFDGLLSDLKEKWGSGTEVAFQFKKRTTPVELREVLGELPCEIQPDNDFTLRVRVARSQEMLPFVLSTVMSTFDVSDVKIMEASTEDIVRNIYSTDSEVASHG, via the coding sequence ATGATACAAGTCAACCATTTGCAAAAAGAATTTCGCATTCATCAGGCCCGCGCAGGGTTAAAGGGTGCGATTCGCGATTTGTTCAACCGGGAGTACAAAACGGTCAAAGCTGTTGATGATCTCTCCTTTACCGTGGAGGAGGGAGAGATGTTTGCGCTGATTGGCGAAAACGGGGCCGGCAAATCCACGACGATCAAAATGCTGACAGGCATCCTGAACCCGAGCGGCGGGGAGATTGTCATTAACGGCTTTGTTCCGCAAAAACAGCGCGAACAGTACGTCAGCTCCATCGGCGTCGTTTTTGGCCAGCGCTCCCAGCTCTGGTGGGACCTCTCGCCGCTGGAGTCATTTCGTCTGTTAAAATCTGTGTACAAGATGGAAGAGACAGAAGGGCAGCGTTGGCTGGATCGGTTGATCGAAGAGCTGGACATCGGCTCTTTTGTCAGTCAGCCTGTCCGCAAGCTGAGTCTGGGTCAGCGAATGCGATGTGAGGTGGCGGCAGCCCTGATTCACAAGCCGCGGCTTTTGTTTCTCGATGAGCCGACCGTCGGGCTGGATGTATTGGTGAAGCAGAAGATTCGCGAATTTTTGCGGAATCTGAACGATACCGAACACATGACGATCCTGCTGACGACTCATGATGTGAGTGATATCGAAGCACTCTGCAAGCGGGTGTTGGTCATGGACAAAGGCAAGCTGATCTTTGACGGCCTGCTCAGTGACCTGAAAGAGAAATGGGGCAGTGGCACAGAGGTGGCGTTTCAGTTCAAGAAACGGACAACACCGGTTGAACTGCGCGAGGTTCTTGGTGAGCTGCCCTGTGAGATCCAACCGGACAATGATTTTACGCTGCGCGTTAGAGTAGCCCGCAGCCAGGAGATGCTGCCGTTTGTCCTGTCTACTGTGATGTCTACGTTTGACGTGAGCGATGTCAAAATCATGGAGGCCAGCACCGAGGATATCGTGCGCAATATCTACTCCACAGACAGCGAGGTAGCCAGCCATGGGTAA
- a CDS encoding protein phosphatase 2C domain-containing protein, which produces MRTESVTIAGYNGNNEDALVIQSSQQLFAVIDGVSSLVPYKSPAGQTGGATAAQIVREHLEAMTKDGDLRAELLAANEHIAAQMSAAGIDLRQKEALWGAAAAAVKLDDRHLTYAQTGDCMIFAVYRDDTIRVLTHPQVSHLEAVALEKWEEATRSGTRTRDELISHVRPILIQNRYQANTAGGYGVLNGESCSSEFLEFGRLNLIEIKAVILLTDGLFWPTARGEGPTGWEHTVRPILEKGLHAYAEELIALEKSDPECTAYPRFKPSDDKTGVVIHLPAH; this is translated from the coding sequence ATGCGTACAGAGTCTGTCACAATCGCCGGATACAACGGCAACAACGAGGATGCTTTGGTGATTCAATCTTCTCAGCAACTATTCGCAGTCATTGACGGCGTATCATCTCTTGTCCCGTACAAAAGTCCTGCCGGGCAGACCGGGGGAGCGACAGCGGCGCAGATTGTGCGCGAGCATTTGGAAGCGATGACAAAAGACGGCGATCTGCGGGCCGAGCTGCTGGCAGCCAACGAACACATCGCAGCACAAATGAGTGCGGCCGGAATAGACCTTCGGCAAAAGGAAGCGTTGTGGGGTGCAGCCGCAGCCGCGGTCAAGCTGGATGATCGTCATCTGACATATGCCCAGACGGGAGATTGCATGATTTTTGCCGTCTACCGCGACGATACCATTCGTGTCTTGACGCACCCGCAGGTAAGTCACTTGGAGGCAGTTGCGTTGGAAAAATGGGAGGAAGCGACCCGGAGCGGCACCCGGACGAGAGATGAGCTGATCAGCCACGTCCGCCCCATTTTGATTCAGAATCGGTATCAGGCGAACACGGCTGGAGGCTACGGCGTGCTAAACGGAGAGTCGTGCAGCAGTGAATTTCTGGAGTTCGGGCGGCTCAATCTCATCGAAATCAAAGCGGTCATTTTGTTGACGGACGGACTGTTTTGGCCGACAGCGCGGGGAGAGGGCCCAACCGGATGGGAGCACACGGTTCGCCCCATTTTGGAAAAAGGCTTGCACGCGTATGCAGAAGAGTTGATCGCTCTGGAAAAAAGCGATCCCGAATGCACGGCCTACCCCCGTTTCAAGCCATCCGATGATAAAACTGGAGTCGTGATACACTTACCAGCACATTGA
- a CDS encoding glutamate-1-semialdehyde 2,1-aminomutase: protein MKREQSAGLHEQAMDVILGGVNSPSRSFKAVGGGAPVTMERAQGAYFWDVDGNRYIDYLAAYGPIITGHAHPHITKAITEAAANGTLYGTPTPWEIQFATMIREAIPSMERIRFNNSGTEAVMTCIRVARAYTGRVKVMKFAGCYHGHSDLVLVAAGSGPSTLGIPDSAGIPQSIANEVITVPFNDIDAFREAIRVWGAETACILVEPIVGNFGIVEPKPGFLESVNQIAHEAGALVVYDEVITAFRFCYGGAQNLLGVEPDLTALGKIIGGGLPIGAYGGRREIMEQVAPLGPAYQAGTMAGNPASIRAGIACLEVLQQPGVYDEFERLGAILQEGIQESAAKHGVAVQVNRVKGALAVYFTDKPVYDYDTAQAADGEKFARFFQLILNEGICLAPSKYEAWFVTTAHTEADIRDTIAAVDRSFAAL from the coding sequence ATGAAACGTGAACAATCAGCAGGCCTGCATGAACAAGCGATGGACGTCATTCTCGGCGGGGTAAACAGCCCGTCCCGTTCGTTCAAAGCCGTTGGCGGCGGAGCCCCCGTCACGATGGAGCGTGCACAGGGCGCTTATTTCTGGGATGTCGACGGCAACCGATACATTGACTATCTGGCGGCGTATGGTCCGATCATCACGGGTCACGCCCACCCGCATATCACCAAAGCTATTACCGAGGCCGCTGCAAACGGAACCTTGTACGGAACCCCAACCCCTTGGGAAATCCAGTTTGCCACTATGATCCGCGAAGCGATCCCCTCCATGGAGCGGATTCGCTTCAACAACTCCGGAACCGAAGCCGTGATGACCTGCATCCGTGTGGCCCGCGCTTATACGGGACGTGTCAAGGTGATGAAATTTGCCGGCTGCTATCACGGCCATTCTGACCTGGTGCTGGTGGCAGCAGGCTCCGGACCGTCCACGCTGGGCATTCCGGACAGCGCCGGGATTCCGCAAAGCATCGCCAATGAAGTGATTACGGTGCCATTCAATGACATCGATGCCTTCCGCGAGGCGATCCGCGTCTGGGGAGCAGAGACGGCCTGCATCCTCGTCGAACCGATCGTCGGCAATTTCGGGATCGTCGAGCCGAAGCCGGGCTTTTTAGAGAGCGTGAATCAAATCGCCCACGAAGCCGGGGCATTGGTCGTCTACGACGAAGTGATCACCGCTTTCCGCTTCTGCTACGGCGGTGCGCAAAATCTGCTCGGGGTCGAGCCTGACCTGACCGCTCTGGGCAAAATCATCGGCGGCGGTCTCCCGATCGGCGCGTACGGCGGCCGACGCGAGATTATGGAGCAGGTGGCCCCGCTCGGCCCTGCATACCAGGCCGGTACGATGGCAGGCAACCCTGCATCGATTCGTGCTGGTATCGCTTGCCTGGAAGTCTTGCAACAGCCAGGCGTGTACGACGAATTTGAACGCCTCGGAGCTATCCTGCAGGAAGGCATCCAGGAATCCGCTGCAAAACACGGAGTCGCCGTACAGGTCAACCGCGTAAAAGGGGCGCTGGCGGTTTACTTTACTGACAAACCCGTATACGACTACGATACAGCACAGGCTGCTGACGGGGAGAAATTCGCCCGCTTTTTCCAACTGATACTAAACGAAGGCATCTGCCTGGCACCTTCCAAATACGAGGCCTGGTTTGTCACCACTGCTCATACGGAGGCGGACATTCGCGACACCATCGCGGCTGTAGATCGTTCGTTTGCCGCTTTGTAG
- a CDS encoding glutamate synthase-related protein: MRNQRQKQAIENFQHYHTVEHDSCGIICVIEKTGTPTRQNVDETIRSLIQMEHRSGFIDGEGDGCGILTDIPRALWSAYLDQAGLDHGLAFSEQFAVAHLFVPRTGLNLEEVQTQIRQLFFQHHMTILLERQQQVTSDFLGKNGKQDEPLFWQLAVISADGLTGYAYAQQLYELQIAIEHAHAVHVASLSPYTTAYKVLGAASILPRYFHDLADERFVSSVTIGHNRYSTNTLSSFFRVQPFSLLGHNGEINTISKLEEEARLLGVPLVDGGSDSQNLNRTLETFIHRYRLSLFEAMETVFPPIHHEMKNLPAHLQDLYAYLRQAWGHFAQGPAAIVSRHASECLFSVDALGLRPLWMVESTASFYLSSEQGVIPVHQMASEPKSLAPGEKVGVLLHPDRDVEVVPHHKLQQLVYDRFTQKTATDGWRQHLHFAYQTGPLVFEPDMEPPASSVYSAYGWDREQIQLVEQMSANGAEPIRSLGHDGPLAALSKERQNLADYIKESVAVVTNPAIDRDREIEHFSTRVVIGSRVPLSAHPVQGLRLELPSPVLVEGQTLQKAAQQQGTLSLEQVIHYLHNHPASISVVSTSFSKEEGLKTGLNRLQQEVTKAVKNGAVLVVLDDTDAHRGDRYWIDPLLATAAADQALKSAFAEDGDNLRRRASLVLRSGSIRSLHDLALAVGMGADAISPYLMFAAASAKSAAESAINLYSALNKGLEKVTSTIGIHELRGYGRLFASIGLNDEVAAALSIVNFCGSARSGLSFAELEADSIRRYHDYTSESAREAKTFHIFPRLWKLIGQVAAGDIPYADYAQKLEENERENPIALRHLTDFAWAEKPLPETAGQVDISVGDHSLPFLISSMSFGSQNETAFRAYAEAADQLNMISMNGEGGEIKDMLGRYRKTRGIQVASGRFGINIELANAADILEIKIGQGAKPGEGGHLPGSKVTAKIAAARNATIGSDLISPSNNHDIYSIEDLAQMITELKTANHEAKVCVKVPIVPGIGTIAVGIAKAGADFITLSGFDGGTGAARVHALQHVGLPAEIGVKTAHNALLEAGLRDQVELWADGGVKSAVDVVKLMLLGANRVGFGTLAMIAVGCTTCRGCHLDTCHVGIATQIDSLEEAHEKGLRRFVPRELDRAVGGLKNFFTLLAEEVRRLTAALGFSRTQELVGRSDLLVQSRLLERVDLASLLALHPLFTRHTPATGTGAVEEHRVVVTAGAAALTGEADAGTLATALADDRYYQPDDAIHETFASILSGERVLGSRWSGARVKQHLDGSYASLPEVSLHFTQGSIPGNGLAAYNARGVNIRVEGGAQDGVGKTGFGGRVSILKAKGARGTYLNGSVGKSFCYGAQKGLFLVQGNADSRACIRLSGADVVFGGEITQPLNDQAGGIAARANLKGFAFEYMTNGRAVVLGDPGPWICAGMTGGVIYIRQQPELGFDRAALERRIAKGAKVFLHRLNETGTRDVRELLTAYKEELLATEQFEMASRIHGLIEEPEAHFLMISPKKEQADPSVSTE, translated from the coding sequence ATGAGAAACCAGCGACAGAAACAAGCTATTGAGAATTTCCAACACTATCATACGGTGGAGCATGACAGCTGCGGCATTATATGTGTGATTGAAAAAACCGGAACACCGACTAGACAGAATGTCGATGAAACCATTCGCTCCCTGATTCAGATGGAGCATCGCTCTGGTTTTATCGACGGAGAAGGAGATGGCTGCGGCATCCTGACGGACATCCCTCGCGCCCTTTGGTCCGCCTATCTCGATCAGGCAGGGCTGGATCACGGACTTGCCTTTTCGGAGCAATTTGCCGTCGCTCATCTTTTTGTTCCGCGCACGGGTCTCAATCTGGAAGAGGTACAGACGCAGATTCGCCAGTTGTTTTTCCAGCACCATATGACCATCCTGTTGGAGAGGCAGCAGCAAGTAACCTCTGACTTCCTCGGCAAAAACGGCAAGCAGGACGAACCGCTTTTCTGGCAGCTGGCAGTCATCTCCGCTGACGGGTTGACCGGCTACGCATACGCCCAGCAACTGTATGAGCTGCAAATCGCCATTGAACATGCGCACGCTGTTCATGTCGCCTCCCTCAGTCCGTACACCACGGCTTACAAGGTACTGGGAGCAGCCTCCATCCTGCCCCGCTATTTTCATGATTTGGCAGATGAGCGTTTTGTCTCTTCGGTCACAATTGGTCACAACCGCTATTCGACCAACACCCTCTCCAGTTTTTTCCGTGTTCAGCCCTTTTCTCTGCTTGGCCACAATGGTGAAATCAATACGATCAGCAAGCTGGAGGAAGAAGCTCGTCTTCTCGGTGTTCCCTTGGTAGACGGAGGCAGCGATTCGCAAAACCTCAACCGAACCCTTGAGACCTTCATCCATCGTTATCGGCTCAGTCTATTCGAAGCCATGGAAACCGTATTCCCCCCGATCCATCACGAAATGAAAAACCTGCCCGCCCATCTGCAGGATTTGTACGCGTATCTTCGCCAGGCGTGGGGGCATTTTGCCCAGGGACCGGCGGCGATTGTTTCGCGCCATGCATCCGAGTGCCTGTTCAGCGTCGACGCGCTGGGGCTCCGTCCGCTGTGGATGGTGGAAAGCACTGCGTCCTTCTACCTCTCCTCCGAGCAGGGAGTGATCCCGGTCCACCAGATGGCATCCGAACCAAAGTCACTGGCCCCCGGAGAAAAAGTGGGCGTCCTGCTCCATCCCGATCGCGATGTGGAAGTTGTACCTCACCACAAACTGCAACAGCTTGTCTATGACCGCTTCACCCAGAAAACAGCAACCGACGGCTGGCGGCAGCATCTCCATTTTGCCTACCAGACAGGGCCGCTCGTCTTCGAACCGGATATGGAGCCCCCTGCCTCCTCGGTATACAGCGCCTACGGCTGGGATCGGGAGCAAATCCAGCTCGTGGAACAGATGTCTGCCAACGGAGCCGAACCCATCCGTTCACTGGGTCACGACGGACCTTTGGCCGCTTTGTCAAAAGAGCGACAAAACCTTGCCGACTACATCAAAGAGAGCGTCGCCGTCGTCACCAATCCGGCCATCGACCGCGACCGGGAGATAGAGCATTTCTCTACCCGTGTCGTGATCGGTTCGCGCGTCCCGCTCTCCGCACATCCCGTCCAAGGGCTTCGTCTGGAACTGCCATCGCCAGTGCTCGTCGAAGGCCAAACGCTTCAGAAAGCGGCCCAACAGCAAGGCACGTTATCCCTGGAGCAGGTCATCCACTATCTGCATAATCATCCTGCCAGCATCTCGGTTGTTTCTACCTCTTTTTCCAAAGAAGAAGGGCTGAAAACAGGACTGAACCGTTTGCAGCAGGAAGTCACGAAGGCTGTGAAAAACGGCGCGGTTCTGGTCGTGCTGGACGATACCGATGCTCACCGGGGGGATCGCTACTGGATCGATCCGCTTTTGGCAACGGCCGCTGCTGACCAGGCGCTCAAGTCTGCTTTTGCAGAGGACGGAGATAACCTCCGCCGCCGTGCTTCCCTGGTGCTTCGCTCCGGCTCGATCCGTTCGCTGCACGACCTGGCGCTGGCGGTCGGTATGGGGGCAGATGCGATCTCCCCTTACCTGATGTTTGCTGCGGCATCTGCCAAGAGCGCAGCCGAGTCGGCCATCAATTTGTACAGTGCCTTGAACAAAGGATTGGAAAAGGTCACCTCGACCATCGGCATCCACGAGCTGCGCGGCTACGGGCGCCTGTTTGCCTCCATCGGTCTGAATGATGAAGTGGCTGCCGCTCTTTCCATCGTCAATTTCTGTGGTTCTGCCCGTTCTGGTCTGTCCTTTGCCGAGCTGGAGGCGGACAGTATCAGACGTTATCACGACTACACCAGTGAATCTGCGCGGGAAGCCAAAACCTTTCACATCTTCCCGCGTCTGTGGAAGCTGATCGGCCAGGTGGCGGCGGGTGACATTCCCTATGCCGACTACGCCCAGAAGCTGGAGGAAAACGAGCGGGAAAACCCGATCGCGCTGCGCCATCTGACCGATTTTGCCTGGGCGGAAAAGCCGCTGCCGGAAACGGCAGGACAGGTGGATATCAGTGTGGGAGATCACTCGCTGCCATTTTTAATCTCCTCCATGTCCTTTGGTTCGCAAAACGAAACGGCTTTCCGCGCCTATGCCGAAGCAGCCGATCAGTTGAACATGATCAGCATGAACGGCGAGGGCGGGGAGATCAAAGACATGCTGGGCCGTTACCGGAAAACCCGGGGCATCCAGGTTGCATCCGGCCGCTTTGGCATCAATATCGAGCTGGCCAATGCCGCAGACATCCTGGAAATCAAAATCGGGCAAGGGGCCAAGCCTGGTGAAGGCGGACATCTGCCCGGCTCCAAAGTGACCGCCAAGATTGCGGCTGCGCGGAATGCCACCATCGGCTCCGACCTGATTTCACCGTCCAACAACCACGATATTTATTCCATTGAGGATTTGGCCCAGATGATCACGGAGCTGAAAACAGCCAATCACGAAGCAAAGGTATGCGTCAAAGTGCCCATTGTGCCGGGGATCGGTACGATTGCCGTCGGAATTGCCAAGGCTGGCGCTGATTTTATCACGCTCTCCGGCTTTGATGGAGGTACCGGAGCGGCTCGCGTCCACGCGCTCCAGCATGTGGGACTGCCGGCCGAAATTGGCGTAAAGACCGCGCATAACGCCCTTTTGGAAGCAGGACTGCGCGATCAGGTTGAGCTGTGGGCAGATGGCGGGGTGAAAAGCGCCGTTGACGTCGTCAAGCTGATGCTGCTCGGAGCCAACCGGGTCGGCTTTGGCACCTTGGCAATGATTGCGGTCGGCTGCACGACCTGCCGCGGCTGCCATCTTGACACCTGCCACGTCGGGATCGCTACCCAGATCGACTCTCTGGAGGAGGCCCATGAAAAGGGGCTGCGCCGCTTTGTTCCTCGCGAGCTGGACAGGGCTGTAGGCGGTCTGAAAAACTTTTTCACCCTGCTTGCCGAGGAAGTAAGGCGTTTGACCGCCGCTCTTGGCTTTTCCCGGACACAGGAGCTGGTAGGCCGCTCCGATCTGCTGGTCCAAAGCCGGCTGCTGGAACGCGTAGATCTCGCCTCTTTGCTGGCCCTTCACCCGCTGTTTACGCGCCATACGCCTGCCACTGGCACCGGTGCTGTTGAAGAGCATCGGGTAGTGGTGACAGCAGGCGCGGCGGCTCTTACTGGAGAAGCGGACGCGGGAACACTCGCCACGGCCCTGGCTGATGATCGTTACTACCAGCCCGATGATGCAATTCACGAAACCTTCGCCAGTATCCTTTCCGGTGAACGGGTATTGGGCAGCCGCTGGTCAGGCGCACGGGTCAAGCAGCATCTGGATGGCAGCTACGCTTCGCTCCCGGAGGTGTCGCTCCACTTTACCCAAGGCAGCATCCCCGGAAACGGGCTGGCTGCCTACAATGCCCGTGGTGTCAATATTCGCGTCGAGGGCGGTGCACAGGACGGCGTCGGGAAAACAGGCTTTGGCGGCCGCGTCTCCATCCTCAAGGCAAAGGGCGCGAGAGGAACCTATCTCAACGGCTCTGTGGGCAAAAGCTTTTGCTACGGAGCGCAAAAAGGCTTGTTCCTGGTGCAAGGCAACGCTGACTCTCGCGCTTGCATCCGCCTCTCCGGCGCCGATGTGGTCTTTGGCGGGGAAATCACCCAGCCGCTCAATGATCAGGCTGGCGGTATCGCTGCCCGGGCCAACCTGAAGGGCTTTGCTTTTGAATACATGACAAACGGACGTGCCGTGGTGCTGGGCGATCCTGGTCCGTGGATTTGCGCCGGAATGACCGGAGGCGTGATCTATATCCGCCAGCAGCCTGAGCTGGGCTTTGACCGTGCAGCACTGGAGCGGCGAATCGCCAAAGGCGCCAAGGTATTTTTGCATCGGCTGAACGAGACGGGCACCCGCGATGTCCGCGAGCTGCTCACTGCTTACAAGGAAGAGCTGCTGGCTACCGAACAGTTCGAGATGGCCAGCCGCATCCACGGGCTGATTGAAGAGCCCGAAGCTCATTTCCTGATGATTTCGCCGAAAAAGGAGCAGGCCGATCCGTCTGTTTCCACAGAGTAA
- a CDS encoding zinc metallopeptidase, with product MFFHPMDFLIIIAFGLSLWAQFRVKGTFNRYADVPASSGLTGAEAARRMLDANGLTNVPVEHIPGTLTDHYDPISRVVRLSDPVYMGSSISAISVACHEVGHAVQHKVSYPMLVARHRIFPIVNFTSGVAPLLLLAGWFFHAANLLLLGIVFFSAAVAFQLITLPVEFNASSRAKTMMVKMGFIRNNEEGCVNKVLGAAALTYVAAALISMLELIKYIMIFNSSRDE from the coding sequence ATGTTTTTTCACCCCATGGATTTTTTGATCATCATCGCCTTTGGCTTGTCGCTGTGGGCTCAATTTCGCGTCAAGGGTACCTTTAACCGCTACGCGGATGTGCCTGCTTCCTCCGGACTTACCGGTGCAGAAGCCGCTCGCCGCATGCTGGATGCAAACGGCTTGACCAATGTTCCTGTCGAACATATCCCGGGCACGCTGACAGACCATTACGACCCGATTTCCCGCGTCGTGCGCCTGTCTGATCCCGTCTATATGGGCAGCTCGATTTCTGCCATTTCTGTAGCTTGTCACGAGGTTGGGCACGCCGTGCAGCACAAAGTATCCTATCCGATGCTGGTCGCTCGTCACCGCATTTTCCCGATCGTGAACTTTACCTCCGGGGTTGCGCCTTTGCTGCTGTTGGCCGGTTGGTTTTTCCACGCTGCCAACCTGCTGCTGCTGGGGATTGTGTTCTTCTCCGCAGCCGTTGCCTTCCAGCTGATCACCCTGCCGGTTGAGTTCAACGCCAGCAGCCGTGCCAAAACCATGATGGTGAAAATGGGCTTTATCCGCAACAACGAAGAGGGCTGCGTCAACAAGGTGCTCGGCGCGGCAGCTCTCACGTACGTAGCTGCAGCCCTGATTTCCATGCTGGAGCTGATCAAGTACATCATGATCTTTAACAGCTCCCGCGACGAATAA